A genomic segment from Dermatobacter hominis encodes:
- a CDS encoding type I pantothenate kinase encodes MEALVELVAACRDEVGERPAVVGIGGPISSGKSTFAGLLADRLREDRELAVGVVAADGFLFSNDDLHARGLFDRKGYPESFDVASLVAFLDAVRHGRTDVVAPRYSHEAYDVVPGTDPVGDVDVLVVEGIVVLQPSMDGQLDLGIYLNAEPDDLRDWYTDRFVELVGEVEDGSTSILSLFRGLEGQALRDAAVNVWEAINVPNNVEFVEPTRGRADVVVVQDADHGLVALERREV; translated from the coding sequence ATGGAGGCCCTGGTCGAGCTGGTCGCCGCGTGCCGGGACGAGGTGGGGGAGCGGCCCGCCGTCGTGGGCATCGGCGGTCCGATCTCGAGCGGGAAGTCCACGTTCGCCGGGCTCCTGGCCGATCGCCTGCGCGAGGACCGCGAGCTGGCGGTCGGCGTCGTGGCGGCCGACGGGTTCCTGTTCAGCAACGACGACCTGCACGCCCGGGGCCTGTTCGACCGCAAGGGCTACCCGGAGTCGTTCGACGTCGCGTCGCTCGTCGCCTTCCTGGACGCGGTGCGGCACGGCCGCACCGACGTCGTCGCGCCGAGGTACTCCCATGAGGCCTACGACGTGGTGCCCGGGACCGATCCGGTCGGCGACGTCGACGTGCTGGTCGTCGAGGGCATCGTCGTGCTGCAGCCGTCGATGGACGGCCAGCTCGACCTCGGCATCTACCTGAACGCCGAGCCGGACGACCTCCGCGACTGGTACACGGACCGGTTCGTGGAGCTCGTGGGCGAGGTGGAGGACGGCTCGACGTCGATCCTGTCGCTGTTCCGGGGGCTCGAGGGCCAGGCGCTGCGCGACGCCGCGGTCAACGTCTGGGAGGCGATCAACGTCCCGAACAACGTCGAGTTCGTGGAGCCGACGCGGGGGAGGGCCGACGTCGTGGTGGTGCAGGACGCGGACCACGGGCTGGTCGCGCTCGAACGCCGCGAGGTCTGA
- a CDS encoding universal stress protein — translation MKILVATDGSDHAVEAAASGLAVLGEAESVTLVCVVHTPAVVSSGMESGFAGGMATPEVVDAAWVGAKEEADESIDRTIAGLPAGQNIERRVETGEPGLAVVAAAQELGADVVVIGSRGRGAIKRALLGSVSTHVVHNAPCPVLVVNSKDD, via the coding sequence GTGAAGATCCTCGTGGCCACCGATGGTTCCGATCACGCCGTGGAGGCGGCCGCCAGCGGCCTCGCCGTCCTGGGGGAGGCCGAGAGCGTCACCCTGGTGTGCGTCGTCCACACGCCGGCCGTCGTGTCGTCGGGGATGGAGTCGGGCTTCGCCGGCGGCATGGCCACCCCCGAGGTCGTCGACGCGGCGTGGGTCGGCGCCAAGGAGGAGGCCGACGAGAGCATCGACCGCACGATCGCCGGCCTGCCCGCCGGGCAGAACATCGAGCGGCGGGTGGAGACGGGGGAGCCCGGCCTCGCCGTGGTCGCGGCCGCCCAGGAGCTCGGCGCCGACGTGGTGGTCATCGGGTCCCGGGGGAGGGGCGCCATCAAGCGGGCCCTGCTCGGCTCGGTCAGCACCCACGTCGTGCACAACGCCCCGTGCCCGGTGCTCGTCGTCAACTCCAAGGACGACTGA
- a CDS encoding glycosyltransferase family 61 protein: MLADVVVRPGCGVVTSADGRIVAESVTTAMIGRVPLDDAELRRDPIHVDGTVAVFRSPQRSTFHTLVDDLPRAALLIHPALGRLGNMSVLHDGPLTDMEATLLEHLGGRRVQLVEVEPGQPIHADRVVVPNFVTRPGAGAVPSWFRRWCDQVPLPCAAQGPRRIFLDAGSAAGVENRADLLEVLERHGVEPLDPSSLKPDLLLATLRDADVVVGSADGGLTGCLFSHRAHVVELLDDVTLDPAMYYLAACKGLPYDYVPAVAPATPARRSGRDRRSGAEVTIDIGWIDRLLDRVAA, translated from the coding sequence GTGCTCGCCGACGTCGTCGTGCGACCGGGCTGCGGCGTGGTCACGAGCGCCGACGGGCGGATCGTGGCCGAGAGCGTCACGACGGCGATGATCGGCCGCGTGCCCCTCGACGACGCCGAGCTGCGCCGTGACCCGATCCACGTGGACGGCACGGTGGCGGTCTTCCGCTCGCCGCAGCGGTCGACCTTCCACACGCTGGTCGACGACCTGCCCAGGGCGGCCCTGCTCATCCACCCGGCCCTCGGTCGCCTCGGCAACATGTCGGTCCTGCACGACGGGCCGCTGACCGACATGGAGGCGACGCTGCTCGAGCACCTCGGCGGTCGGCGTGTGCAGCTCGTCGAGGTCGAGCCCGGGCAGCCGATCCACGCCGATCGGGTGGTCGTCCCGAACTTCGTCACCCGACCCGGGGCCGGTGCGGTCCCGAGCTGGTTCCGGCGCTGGTGCGACCAGGTGCCGCTGCCGTGCGCGGCCCAGGGGCCCCGGCGCATCTTCCTCGACGCCGGCTCGGCCGCCGGTGTCGAGAACCGCGCCGACCTCCTCGAGGTCCTCGAGCGCCACGGCGTCGAACCGCTCGACCCGTCGTCGCTCAAGCCCGACCTGCTGCTCGCCACCCTGCGCGACGCCGACGTGGTCGTCGGCTCGGCCGACGGCGGCCTGACCGGCTGCCTGTTCAGCCACCGCGCCCACGTGGTCGAGCTCCTCGACGACGTCACGCTCGACCCGGCGATGTACTACCTCGCAGCGTGCAAGGGCCTGCCGTACGACTACGTGCCTGCGGTCGCACCGGCGACGCCGGCCCGCCGCTCGGGCCGGGACCGCCGGTCCGGGGCCGAGGTCACGATCGACATCGGCTGGATCGACCGGTTGCTCGACCGCGTCGCGGCCTGA
- a CDS encoding acyl-CoA dehydrogenase family protein, translating into MDFRFSEEQQAIGDLAGQVLADRSTHERLRELERGDGPRFDADLWAELAKVGVLGATVPEEHGGAGLDLIALGAVLEAVGRTAAAVPLWETLGLGVPAVARYAPVDVAADLLGRVTAGELILTAAWHEQGGEPLVPTTIASRAGDAWTVSGTKICVPAGVIADAVLVPAAIESGGSVGLFLVEKGEGVGVEPLDTTLGDPQAALLLADAPATLIAEGADALRWAYERAIGTQCAVATGVCDEALRLTADYAKERKQFDVPIASFQAVAHRAADAYIDTEAVRLTTHQALWRLGNDEPASAEVSTAKFWAAWGGQRVVHAAQHLHGGVGVDRDYPLHRCFLQAKELELQLGGATRQLLLLGEIIAEQPV; encoded by the coding sequence ATGGACTTCCGCTTCAGCGAGGAGCAGCAGGCGATCGGTGACCTGGCGGGCCAGGTGCTCGCCGACCGATCCACCCACGAGCGCCTTCGGGAGCTCGAGCGGGGCGACGGCCCCCGCTTCGACGCCGACCTGTGGGCCGAGCTCGCGAAGGTCGGCGTGCTGGGCGCCACGGTGCCCGAGGAGCACGGCGGCGCCGGGCTCGACCTGATCGCCCTGGGCGCCGTGCTCGAGGCCGTCGGCCGCACGGCCGCGGCGGTGCCCCTGTGGGAGACGCTCGGCCTGGGCGTCCCGGCCGTGGCCCGCTACGCACCGGTCGACGTGGCCGCCGATCTCCTCGGCCGAGTCACGGCCGGCGAGCTGATCCTGACCGCGGCGTGGCACGAGCAGGGCGGCGAGCCGCTGGTGCCGACCACGATCGCCAGCCGCGCCGGCGACGCCTGGACCGTGAGCGGCACGAAGATCTGCGTCCCCGCCGGCGTGATCGCGGACGCGGTGCTGGTGCCGGCCGCCATCGAGTCGGGCGGCTCTGTGGGCCTGTTCCTGGTCGAGAAGGGCGAGGGTGTCGGCGTCGAGCCGCTCGACACCACCCTCGGCGACCCGCAGGCCGCACTGCTGCTGGCCGACGCGCCGGCGACCCTGATCGCCGAGGGCGCGGACGCGCTCCGCTGGGCCTACGAGCGGGCGATCGGCACCCAGTGCGCGGTGGCCACCGGCGTGTGCGACGAGGCCCTCCGCCTCACCGCCGACTACGCCAAGGAGCGCAAGCAGTTCGACGTGCCGATCGCCTCGTTCCAGGCGGTGGCGCACCGGGCCGCGGACGCCTACATCGACACCGAGGCCGTCCGGCTCACGACGCACCAGGCGCTGTGGCGGCTCGGCAACGACGAGCCGGCTTCGGCCGAGGTGTCGACCGCCAAGTTCTGGGCGGCGTGGGGCGGCCAGCGGGTCGTCCACGCGGCGCAGCACCTGCACGGCGGCGTCGGCGTGGATCGCGACTACCCGCTGCACCGCTGCTTCCTGCAGGCCAAGGAGCTCGAGCTCCAGCTCGGCGGGGCGACGCGCCAGCTGCTCCTCCTCGGCGAGATCATCGCCGAGCAGCCCGTCTGA
- a CDS encoding acyl-CoA dehydrogenase family protein, with amino-acid sequence MHIAYTEEQQRLRDELRRYYEDLLTDEVKDLLHKEAGVGPTHRRIVKQMAEDGWLGIGWPKEYGGQGRSQMEQFIFFDESMRSGAPVPMLTINTVGPTIMQYGTEEQKDFFLPKILAGDLHFCIGYSEPGAGTDLASLRTKAVRDGDEYVINGQKMWTSLASDADYCWLAVRTDPDAPKHKGISMIIVDMKSPGITIDPLHLLSSHDINATYFDDVRARADWLVGGENNGWGLIVNQLNHERVTLCSPGLLEQSYTEVRRWAQETVNADGSRPVDQEWVRLNLARVHAGLEFLRLINWKVAWTATEGHLDVADASTIKTFGTEFYLEAFRLLMEVIGPSAYLERNSVGSVLKGRLEGNYRSLLILTFGGGTNEIQRDLIGMFGLGLPRALRN; translated from the coding sequence ATGCACATCGCGTACACGGAGGAGCAGCAGCGCCTCCGGGACGAGCTGCGGCGCTACTACGAGGACCTGCTGACCGACGAGGTCAAGGACCTGCTCCACAAGGAGGCCGGCGTCGGCCCGACGCACCGGCGGATCGTGAAGCAGATGGCCGAGGACGGCTGGCTCGGGATCGGCTGGCCGAAGGAGTACGGCGGCCAGGGCCGAAGCCAGATGGAGCAGTTCATCTTCTTCGACGAGTCGATGCGCTCCGGCGCCCCGGTGCCGATGCTGACGATCAACACCGTCGGCCCGACGATCATGCAGTACGGCACCGAGGAGCAGAAGGACTTCTTCCTCCCGAAGATCCTCGCCGGCGACCTGCACTTCTGCATCGGCTACTCCGAGCCGGGCGCCGGCACCGACCTCGCGTCGCTGCGCACCAAGGCCGTCCGCGACGGCGACGAGTACGTCATCAACGGCCAGAAGATGTGGACGTCGCTGGCCTCCGACGCGGACTACTGCTGGCTGGCGGTCCGCACCGATCCCGACGCCCCGAAGCACAAGGGCATCTCGATGATCATCGTCGACATGAAGTCGCCGGGCATCACGATCGACCCGCTGCACCTGCTGTCGAGCCACGACATCAACGCGACGTACTTCGACGACGTCCGGGCCCGCGCCGACTGGCTGGTCGGCGGCGAGAACAACGGCTGGGGCCTCATCGTCAACCAGCTCAACCACGAGCGCGTGACGCTGTGCTCGCCCGGCCTGCTCGAGCAGTCCTACACCGAGGTCCGCCGCTGGGCGCAGGAGACGGTGAACGCCGACGGCTCCCGCCCCGTCGACCAGGAGTGGGTGCGGCTCAACCTGGCCCGCGTCCACGCCGGCCTCGAGTTCCTGCGCCTCATCAACTGGAAGGTCGCCTGGACCGCCACCGAGGGGCACCTCGACGTGGCCGACGCGTCGACGATCAAGACGTTCGGCACCGAGTTCTACCTGGAGGCGTTCCGCCTGCTGATGGAGGTCATCGGCCCGTCCGCCTACCTCGAGCGCAACTCGGTCGGCTCGGTCCTGAAGGGCCGGCTCGAGGGCAACTACCGCAGCCTGCTGATCCTCACCTTCGGCGGCGGCACGAACGAGATCCAGCGCGACCTGATCGGCATGTTCGGTCTGGGCCTGCCCCGGGCGCTGCGCAACTGA
- a CDS encoding mycothione reductase, translating into MTSPSTAHVDVLIIGTGSGNSIPTREYDDLTIGIVERSTFGGTCLNRGCIPSKMLVMPANRVVEAEEATALGVHFDPPRIDWPSIRDRTFGRIDPIAEGGEQYRRGQPNTTVFTGDARFTGERAVRVTAPGGATTDVTADKVVLAAGASPIVPDIPGLAGTPFHTSDTIMRVDSVPRHLLVIGGGFIAAEMGHVFGSLGCDMTIVHRGARMLRHEDPDVSERFTREFGRRARLHLDTEVVGVEHSGGTFRLVLSPAPGHQGPDCPTDVTGDALLVTTGRHPNGAELEVEAAGVKLDEDGYVLTDDTLLTTASNVWALGDIRNPLQLKHLANREAKVVSHNVVHPDDPMHLDERVVPHAVFSHPEVASVGETETELQERRQPYRVGKRAFGDTAYGWALEDRSGFAKVLVSADTGLILGAHVLGPQAATLMQQMAQAMTFGLTAERVAKEQIWAHPGLAEVLENALLDALDD; encoded by the coding sequence ATGACGTCCCCCTCCACGGCCCACGTCGACGTGCTCATCATCGGGACCGGCTCGGGCAACTCGATCCCGACCCGCGAGTACGACGACCTCACGATCGGGATCGTGGAGCGGTCGACCTTCGGCGGGACGTGCCTCAACCGGGGCTGCATCCCGTCGAAGATGCTGGTGATGCCGGCCAACCGGGTGGTCGAGGCGGAGGAGGCGACGGCGCTCGGGGTCCACTTCGACCCGCCCCGCATCGACTGGCCGTCGATCCGCGACCGGACCTTCGGCCGGATCGACCCGATCGCCGAGGGCGGCGAGCAGTACCGCCGCGGCCAACCCAACACCACGGTGTTCACCGGCGACGCCCGCTTCACCGGCGAGCGCGCCGTGCGGGTCACCGCCCCGGGCGGCGCCACCACCGACGTCACCGCCGACAAGGTCGTCCTGGCGGCGGGGGCGTCGCCGATCGTCCCCGACATCCCCGGGCTCGCCGGCACCCCGTTCCACACGTCCGACACGATCATGCGGGTGGACTCGGTGCCGCGTCACCTGCTCGTCATCGGCGGTGGGTTCATCGCCGCCGAGATGGGCCACGTGTTCGGCTCGCTCGGCTGCGACATGACGATCGTCCACCGTGGCGCCCGCATGCTGCGCCACGAGGACCCCGACGTCTCGGAGCGCTTCACCCGTGAGTTCGGACGCCGGGCCCGTCTCCACCTCGACACCGAGGTCGTGGGCGTCGAGCACTCGGGCGGCACCTTCCGGCTCGTCCTCTCCCCCGCGCCCGGCCACCAAGGCCCCGACTGCCCCACCGACGTGACCGGCGACGCGCTGCTCGTCACCACCGGCCGCCACCCGAACGGAGCCGAGCTCGAGGTCGAGGCCGCCGGGGTGAAGCTCGACGAGGACGGCTACGTCCTCACCGACGACACCCTGCTCACCACCGCCTCGAACGTGTGGGCGCTGGGCGACATCCGGAACCCGCTGCAGCTCAAGCACCTCGCCAACCGCGAGGCCAAGGTCGTCTCGCACAACGTCGTGCACCCCGACGACCCGATGCACCTCGACGAGCGCGTCGTCCCGCACGCCGTCTTCTCCCACCCCGAGGTCGCGTCGGTCGGCGAGACCGAGACCGAGCTGCAGGAGCGCCGGCAGCCCTACCGAGTCGGCAAGCGGGCGTTCGGCGACACCGCCTACGGGTGGGCCCTCGAGGACCGCAGCGGCTTCGCCAAGGTGCTCGTGTCGGCCGACACCGGGCTGATCCTCGGCGCCCACGTGCTCGGGCCGCAGGCCGCGACGCTCATGCAGCAGATGGCCCAGGCGATGACGTTCGGCCTCACGGCGGAGCGGGTCGCCAAGGAGCAGATCTGGGCGCACCCCGGCCTGGCCGAGGTGCTCGAGAACGCCCTGCTCGACGCGCTCGACGACTGA
- a CDS encoding NAD-dependent epimerase/dehydratase family protein, producing the protein MSDLPEAQTLIVTGVTGQVAESVATSLAAAGHHVTGVARFSDAAARERLEAAGVACASADLVEADFGAVPTGVDALLNFAVVKTQRWDLDLRANAEGIGLLIAHVRPARVLHCSSTGVYDPAGATVLDESAALGDNHRPIMPTYSIAKIAAEEVVRTMCRLLDVPTTIARLNVPYGVGPDGTPRGWPAFHLAMMQAGLPIPVHPDRPNLFNPIDLADIAATVPALLGAATVPATIVNWGGAEQVSLEEWCEHLADRCGYRATFEETESTIGGVTVDLERMVSITGPTTVAWKDGFDALADAWLASQA; encoded by the coding sequence GTGAGCGACCTCCCCGAAGCCCAGACCCTGATCGTCACCGGCGTCACCGGCCAGGTGGCCGAATCGGTGGCCACCTCGCTGGCCGCCGCAGGCCACCACGTCACCGGCGTGGCCCGCTTCTCCGACGCCGCGGCGCGGGAGCGACTCGAGGCCGCGGGGGTGGCGTGCGCCTCCGCGGACCTGGTCGAGGCCGACTTCGGAGCGGTGCCGACGGGCGTCGACGCGCTCCTCAACTTCGCGGTCGTCAAGACCCAGCGGTGGGACCTCGACCTGCGCGCCAACGCCGAGGGCATCGGGCTGCTCATCGCGCACGTCCGGCCGGCCCGGGTCCTGCACTGCTCGTCGACCGGGGTGTACGACCCGGCCGGGGCCACCGTCCTCGACGAGTCGGCCGCGCTCGGCGACAACCACCGCCCGATCATGCCCACCTACTCGATCGCCAAGATCGCCGCCGAGGAGGTGGTGCGCACGATGTGCCGGCTGCTCGACGTCCCGACGACCATCGCCCGGCTCAACGTGCCCTACGGCGTCGGGCCCGACGGCACGCCCCGGGGCTGGCCGGCCTTCCACCTGGCGATGATGCAGGCCGGCCTGCCGATCCCCGTGCACCCCGACCGGCCCAACCTCTTCAACCCGATCGACCTCGCCGACATCGCCGCGACCGTGCCGGCGCTGCTCGGCGCGGCCACGGTCCCGGCGACGATCGTCAACTGGGGCGGCGCCGAGCAGGTCTCGCTCGAGGAGTGGTGCGAGCACCTCGCCGACCGGTGCGGCTACCGCGCCACGTTCGAGGAGACCGAGTCGACGATCGGCGGCGTCACCGTCGACCTCGAGCGCATGGTGAGCATCACCGGGCCGACCACGGTCGCGTGGAAGGACGGCTTCGACGCCCTCGCCGACGCCTGGCTCGCCTCCCAGGCGTGA
- a CDS encoding HAD family hydrolase, translating to MAAVQALVFDFDGTLVDSDDALVQPFLALGVPRGEISFGHAIAEECERLGISLDAYADLYDEQVVRPFAGVDEVVARLGRWALCSNKHPRSGAAELARLGWTPEVALFSDHFGWAHKGLGPVLEAIGLDATDIVMVGDSGGDVRCADEIGCRFVWAGWNPRVRAARPDGSVLDRPDQLLDLYG from the coding sequence ATGGCTGCGGTCCAGGCGCTCGTGTTCGACTTCGACGGCACCCTGGTCGACTCCGACGACGCGCTCGTGCAGCCCTTCCTGGCCCTCGGGGTGCCCCGCGGGGAGATCAGCTTCGGCCACGCCATCGCCGAGGAGTGCGAGCGGCTCGGCATCTCGCTCGACGCCTACGCCGACCTCTACGACGAGCAGGTCGTGCGGCCGTTCGCCGGCGTCGACGAGGTGGTGGCCCGCCTCGGCCGGTGGGCCCTGTGCTCGAACAAGCACCCCCGCTCCGGGGCGGCCGAGCTGGCGCGCCTCGGATGGACGCCCGAGGTGGCGCTCTTCTCCGACCACTTCGGCTGGGCCCACAAGGGGCTCGGACCGGTCCTCGAGGCGATCGGGCTGGACGCCACCGACATCGTCATGGTCGGCGACAGCGGGGGCGACGTCCGCTGCGCGGACGAGATCGGGTGCCGCTTCGTGTGGGCCGGCTGGAACCCGCGCGTGCGGGCGGCCCGTCCGGACGGGAGCGTGCTCGACCGTCCGGACCAGCTGCTCGACCTCTACGGCTGA
- a CDS encoding crotonase/enoyl-CoA hydratase family protein gives MTIEYTKQGNVGIITINRPDARNAVNSDVASGIEDAIDQIEADDEVWVGILTGARTEKGYIFCAGADLKQMATDPGGMTTAKGGFAGFVQRERTTPIIAAVDGPALAGGTEIVLAADLVVASRTAVFGIPEVKRNLVAGAGGLFRLPRKIPRNIAMELALTGRLDFPAERAYDFGMVNRLCDEGQALDTALELAAEITENAPLAVAESRQIMLKSTDEPDEVGWKLSGEGMMKMFGTEDFGEGLTAFAEKRKPNWKGR, from the coding sequence ATGACCATCGAGTACACGAAGCAGGGCAACGTCGGGATCATCACGATCAACCGACCCGACGCCCGCAACGCCGTCAACAGCGACGTCGCCTCGGGCATCGAGGACGCGATCGACCAGATCGAGGCCGATGACGAGGTGTGGGTCGGCATCCTGACCGGCGCCAGGACGGAGAAGGGCTACATCTTCTGCGCGGGCGCCGACCTCAAGCAGATGGCCACCGATCCCGGCGGCATGACGACCGCCAAGGGCGGGTTCGCCGGCTTCGTGCAGCGCGAGCGGACCACCCCGATCATCGCCGCGGTCGACGGCCCGGCCCTCGCCGGCGGCACCGAGATCGTGCTGGCCGCCGACCTGGTCGTCGCCTCCCGCACCGCCGTGTTCGGCATCCCCGAGGTGAAGCGCAACCTGGTGGCGGGGGCCGGCGGCCTCTTCCGCCTCCCCCGCAAGATCCCGCGCAACATCGCCATGGAGCTCGCCCTCACCGGGCGGCTCGACTTCCCCGCCGAGCGTGCCTACGACTTCGGCATGGTGAACCGCCTCTGCGACGAGGGCCAGGCGCTCGACACCGCGCTCGAGCTCGCCGCCGAGATCACCGAGAACGCGCCGCTCGCCGTGGCCGAGAGCCGCCAGATCATGCTCAAGTCGACGGACGAGCCCGACGAGGTCGGCTGGAAGCTGTCGGGTGAGGGGATGATGAAGATGTTCGGCACCGAGGACTTCGGGGAGGGCCTCACCGCCTTCGCCGAGAAGCGCAAGCCGAACTGGAAGGGCCGCTGA
- a CDS encoding NUDIX hydrolase, translating to MVDPVVVAGAVATRGNDLLVVRRDGGPAEGRWSVPLARVAGGETMVEAAVRAVAEQTGLGALSGPFLGWYESIRTADPGGAHEVVACFTSVILDAVDPTAGAEVAEARWMPVWDVAELPLVDGLAELLAEHGVIDTLA from the coding sequence GTGGTTGACCCGGTGGTGGTGGCCGGCGCGGTCGCCACCCGGGGCAACGACCTGCTCGTCGTGCGGCGGGACGGCGGTCCGGCCGAGGGGCGGTGGTCGGTGCCGCTCGCCCGCGTCGCCGGTGGCGAGACGATGGTCGAGGCGGCGGTCCGGGCGGTGGCGGAGCAGACCGGCCTCGGCGCGCTGTCGGGGCCCTTCCTCGGCTGGTACGAGTCGATCCGCACCGCGGACCCCGGAGGTGCCCACGAGGTGGTCGCCTGCTTCACGTCGGTGATCCTCGACGCGGTGGACCCGACGGCCGGCGCCGAGGTCGCCGAGGCCCGCTGGATGCCCGTGTGGGACGTGGCCGAGCTGCCGCTCGTCGACGGGCTCGCCGAGCTCCTCGCCGAGCACGGCGTCATCGACACGTTGGCCTGA
- a CDS encoding GNAT family N-acetyltransferase, translating into MRDATPADRPELVRLAARALEHLDTQKGGAVFRDREARPVPVDGTVDADLAAAAEGRAIVLLGCLGPVPVGYAVARVEPTRGAPLAVVQDLYVEPEARRVGVGRALMAALVRRAEEDGCGGIQAEALPGDRATKNFFEGFGLVARKITVHRPLGGAVDEEGPVDGRGGG; encoded by the coding sequence GTGCGCGACGCGACCCCGGCCGACCGCCCCGAGCTCGTTCGCCTGGCGGCGAGGGCGCTCGAGCACCTCGACACCCAGAAGGGCGGGGCCGTGTTCCGCGACCGCGAGGCCCGACCCGTCCCGGTCGACGGCACCGTGGACGCCGATCTGGCCGCGGCCGCCGAGGGCCGGGCGATCGTGCTGCTCGGCTGCCTCGGGCCGGTCCCCGTCGGCTATGCGGTGGCACGGGTCGAGCCGACCAGGGGCGCGCCCCTCGCCGTGGTGCAGGACCTCTACGTCGAGCCCGAGGCGCGCCGGGTCGGCGTCGGCCGGGCCCTCATGGCCGCGCTGGTCCGGCGCGCCGAGGAGGACGGGTGCGGCGGCATCCAGGCCGAGGCCCTGCCGGGCGACCGTGCGACCAAGAACTTCTTCGAGGGCTTCGGCCTGGTCGCCCGCAAGATCACCGTGCACCGGCCCCTGGGCGGCGCTGTCGACGAGGAGGGCCCGGTCGACGGGCGCGGCGGTGGTTGA
- a CDS encoding DUF4193 domain-containing protein, whose product MDDDELLDEDTDEEETLDDEEALDDDLEEDIDEVEIADDEDDVVVAVEEEDEEDAADDVPAAKAKRASEDEDEDDEDVDPDDVEADLDTILKDRIAAGDDDEDEDELEEPGAESGERVAAKTADEFTCPTCFLIVHPRQFGRPGALTCPEGYDPCGGIEIVNRLTGKQPAKGRKG is encoded by the coding sequence ATGGACGACGACGAACTCCTTGATGAGGACACCGACGAGGAGGAGACCCTCGACGACGAGGAAGCCCTCGACGACGATCTCGAAGAGGACATCGACGAGGTCGAGATCGCAGACGACGAGGACGATGTCGTCGTCGCCGTGGAGGAGGAGGACGAGGAGGACGCGGCCGACGACGTCCCCGCGGCCAAGGCGAAGCGCGCCTCCGAGGACGAGGACGAGGACGACGAGGACGTCGACCCCGACGACGTCGAGGCCGACCTGGACACGATCCTCAAGGACCGCATCGCCGCGGGCGACGACGACGAGGACGAGGACGAGCTCGAGGAGCCCGGTGCCGAGTCCGGCGAGCGGGTCGCGGCCAAGACCGCGGACGAGTTCACCTGCCCGACGTGCTTCCTGATCGTGCATCCGCGCCAGTTCGGACGGCCGGGGGCACTGACGTGCCCAGAGGGCTACGACCCGTGCGGCGGCATCGAGATCGTCAACCGCCTGACCGGCAAGCAGCCCGCGAAGGGCAGGAAGGGCTGA